From Methanobacterium veterum, the proteins below share one genomic window:
- a CDS encoding TetR/AcrR family transcriptional regulator, producing MTGETEQKILEAALNLFAEKGYTGATTRVIAEEAGVSELTLFRKFKTKKNLFDTIISQNLEKMKKDLESILINKKFNSNGEFLETFIRNYVESVEENFEVFFLVINDGTGEFEQSLSEFFRESAEYIEKNIGNSNIDPEAFALTIAGFTYIICIEKHKGRTIFNQEEVIENFINNSIKCVQ from the coding sequence ATGACAGGTGAAACTGAACAAAAAATTTTAGAGGCTGCTCTAAATTTATTTGCAGAAAAGGGTTATACTGGGGCTACTACCAGAGTTATAGCAGAAGAAGCAGGTGTTAGTGAATTAACACTATTTAGAAAATTTAAAACTAAAAAAAATCTTTTTGACACGATTATATCTCAAAATCTTGAAAAAATGAAAAAAGACCTTGAATCAATACTTATAAACAAAAAATTCAATAGCAATGGTGAATTTTTAGAAACTTTCATCAGAAATTATGTAGAATCAGTTGAAGAAAATTTTGAAGTATTCTTTTTAGTTATTAACGATGGCACGGGGGAATTTGAACAATCTCTGTCTGAATTTTTCAGGGAATCTGCAGAATATATTGAAAAAAATATTGGAAACAGCAACATAGATCCAGAGGCATTTGCTCTTACAATAGCAGGATTTACCTACATTATTTGTATTGAAAAGCATAAGGGGCGTACTATATTCAATCAAGAAGAAGTAATAGAGAATTTTATAAATAATTCTATTAAGTGTGTTCAATAA
- a CDS encoding HD domain-containing protein has product MIEKLIERFFEAASMQRWNDHIRPVELTELDKQAHKMVIAYVIAKIEEDRKGKGHVNWLNLIESFIFEFLYRLVLTDIKPPVFHRMMAERRQELNNHVLTELKEDFNYLNDEKFKHKFESYFMQDENTLERRILRAAHYLATNWEFKIIYHSAPFIYGIEKTKENIENQIEDHYDLIGVQKILLGKKSYGFVDLCGQLRFQKRWAHSPRVPETSVLGHMLIVAITAYLCTIKMESDPCERRVYNNFFAGLFHDLPEVSTRDIISPIKSAAGLEDIIKDYENERMKEEVLPLLPKTWHDEMKYFTEDEFENKIKKEGVPQKGIKFKEMNKKYNINEYSPLDGELIRACDKLAAFIETNLSIEYGITSRYLEEGRENIFGVYKNKVISGTDFGRIFNYFYKKKW; this is encoded by the coding sequence ATGATAGAAAAGCTGATTGAAAGATTTTTTGAGGCTGCAAGCATGCAGCGATGGAATGACCATATACGGCCAGTTGAATTAACAGAACTTGATAAACAGGCCCATAAGATGGTGATAGCGTATGTTATCGCTAAAATTGAAGAAGATAGGAAAGGTAAAGGCCATGTTAACTGGTTAAACCTTATAGAAAGCTTTATTTTTGAGTTCCTTTACCGGCTAGTTTTAACAGATATCAAGCCTCCAGTTTTTCATAGAATGATGGCAGAAAGACGCCAGGAATTAAATAATCATGTTTTAACTGAGCTTAAAGAAGATTTTAACTATTTAAATGATGAAAAATTCAAACATAAATTTGAAAGTTATTTTATGCAGGATGAAAATACCCTTGAGAGAAGAATACTCCGTGCTGCACATTATCTGGCTACAAACTGGGAATTTAAGATCATATATCACTCAGCTCCTTTTATTTACGGAATAGAAAAGACAAAGGAGAATATAGAAAATCAAATTGAAGATCACTATGATTTAATCGGTGTTCAAAAAATTCTGCTTGGGAAAAAATCCTATGGATTTGTAGACCTCTGCGGTCAGCTGCGTTTCCAGAAAAGGTGGGCACATTCCCCTCGAGTACCAGAAACTTCAGTTCTGGGGCACATGCTGATAGTGGCCATAACCGCTTATTTATGCACTATTAAAATGGAAAGTGATCCTTGTGAGAGAAGAGTTTATAATAATTTCTTTGCAGGTTTATTCCATGATTTGCCGGAGGTATCCACCAGGGATATCATTTCCCCAATAAAAAGCGCCGCAGGTTTAGAAGATATAATCAAAGATTACGAAAATGAGCGCATGAAAGAAGAAGTACTCCCTTTACTTCCTAAAACATGGCACGACGAAATGAAATACTTTACTGAAGATGAATTTGAAAATAAGATAAAAAAAGAAGGCGTGCCTCAAAAAGGAATTAAATTTAAGGAAATGAATAAAAAGTACAATATAAATGAATATTCTCCACTTGATGGGGAATTAATAAGGGCATGTGACAAGCTTGCCGCATTTATTGAGACTAACCTCTCTATAGAATATGGGATAACTTCAAGATACCTTGAAGAAGGTAGAGAAAATATCTTTGGTGTGTATAAAAATAAGGTAATCTCTGGAACAGATTTTGGCAGGATATTCAATTATTTCTATAAGAAAAAATGGTAG
- a CDS encoding BPL-N domain-containing protein, with protein MKIGRYLGDRNILTVVSLISFTLIGLTSMTVINGNSLNIGKHTGNSLNEQAYASTPVTVNVLIYDGEGVIPGSVDGIKDCLDYVNGENIDLNVYSNYSTIEEINSQTLPGYDILIMPGGLGITYINNPEINAEDLKNFVKNGKGYVGICAGAYAASKHVDGDYDGWGIAQDINSKPVDYVGNLPISMTSSGGIILNSQNLKNFGGQKTSSFLNFGDSVTMYHWNGPAMYKTDGSNDSLAVYVANETGYQNYAAIATDTHGSGRIVLSGPHPELSPTKPEMLARMILWAAKKI; from the coding sequence ATGAAAATAGGCAGATATTTAGGTGATAGAAATATTTTAACAGTTGTATCACTGATCTCATTTACGTTGATTGGACTAACATCCATGACTGTAATTAACGGTAATTCATTGAATATTGGAAAACACACGGGTAACTCTTTAAATGAGCAAGCATATGCTTCAACTCCAGTAACAGTAAATGTTTTAATTTATGATGGGGAAGGAGTAATTCCTGGCAGTGTGGATGGGATAAAAGATTGTTTAGATTATGTAAATGGTGAAAATATTGATTTGAATGTATATTCCAATTATTCAACAATAGAAGAAATTAATTCGCAAACTTTGCCCGGCTATGACATTCTAATCATGCCTGGAGGCCTTGGAATAACTTATATTAACAATCCTGAAATTAATGCTGAAGACCTGAAAAATTTTGTTAAAAATGGCAAAGGCTATGTTGGAATATGTGCAGGTGCTTATGCAGCATCTAAACATGTTGATGGGGATTATGATGGATGGGGAATTGCACAGGATATAAATTCTAAGCCTGTAGATTATGTGGGCAATTTACCGATTTCAATGACCTCGAGTGGGGGAATTATTCTGAACTCGCAAAATTTGAAAAATTTTGGGGGTCAAAAAACCTCTAGTTTTTTGAATTTCGGGGATAGTGTAACAATGTACCACTGGAATGGTCCTGCAATGTATAAAACAGATGGTTCTAATGATTCTCTGGCTGTGTATGTTGCTAATGAAACAGGTTACCAAAACTATGCTGCAATTGCCACTGATACACATGGATCAGGAAGGATTGTACTCAGCGGACCTCATCCTGAGCTTTCTCCAACTAAACCAGAAATGCTAGCCCGTATGATCTTGTGGGCCGCTAAAAAAATTTAA
- a CDS encoding DedA family protein: MTSIIELVSNFAINIISSLGYWGVFIGMTVESACIPLPSEVIMPFAGFAVSEGKMTLLGITIAGTLGNLLGGLITYFIGLKEGRPLLEKYGKYILISHSKLDRADHWFEKYGHEAVLIGRMLPVIRTFISLPAGIARMDLKKFTIYTLLGSLPWTFALGYIGVQLGPHWELIKGYFHVLDIIVAIGIVGVLTYLIYKYKKNR; the protein is encoded by the coding sequence ATGACAAGTATAATTGAATTGGTAAGTAATTTTGCAATTAATATAATAAGCAGTTTAGGTTACTGGGGTGTTTTCATTGGAATGACAGTTGAAAGCGCGTGTATTCCCCTTCCAAGTGAAGTAATAATGCCCTTTGCAGGATTTGCAGTATCAGAAGGGAAAATGACGCTTCTAGGGATAACCATTGCTGGAACTCTAGGTAACCTGTTAGGCGGTTTAATCACTTACTTTATTGGGCTAAAAGAAGGAAGACCCCTCCTTGAAAAATACGGGAAATATATACTTATAAGTCACAGCAAACTTGACCGGGCCGATCACTGGTTTGAAAAATATGGTCACGAAGCCGTTCTGATTGGCCGTATGCTGCCCGTAATAAGGACATTTATATCCCTACCTGCAGGAATTGCCCGAATGGATCTTAAAAAGTTCACAATCTATACTCTTCTTGGATCATTGCCCTGGACCTTTGCTTTAGGTTATATTGGAGTTCAATTAGGCCCTCACTGGGAACTAATTAAAGGTTATTTCCATGTACTGGATATAATTGTAGCAATAGGCATAGTAGGAGTTTTAACTTACTTAATTTACAAATATAAAAAAAACAGATAA
- a CDS encoding phosphatase PAP2 family protein: MDNSIFNVIMPLLTNFGSLIAWSLVCALIFIFGGQYGKKVAILGLLALFLSSTAVLVLKYVIAEPRPFLVLNHVHLLTTENDYSFPSGHAAASFAAAVAIGKKYSFIIKRKSYKLIYPLLAFAAAIGFSRVYIGVHYPLDVISGAIIGTVFALAVVRFENQISNFIGLERILNINIAGKLKDII, encoded by the coding sequence ATGGATAATTCAATTTTTAACGTTATAATGCCCCTTCTAACTAATTTCGGGAGTTTAATTGCATGGAGTCTGGTTTGTGCACTTATATTCATATTCGGAGGACAATATGGTAAAAAAGTAGCTATACTCGGATTATTAGCACTATTTTTAAGTTCTACTGCTGTACTTGTTTTAAAATATGTCATTGCAGAACCAAGACCATTTTTAGTTTTAAATCACGTGCATCTCCTAACCACTGAAAATGATTATTCATTCCCATCTGGCCATGCTGCAGCTTCATTTGCAGCGGCTGTTGCCATCGGTAAAAAGTATAGTTTTATTATTAAGAGAAAATCATATAAGTTAATCTATCCGCTACTGGCATTTGCAGCAGCAATAGGATTCTCAAGAGTGTATATCGGGGTCCACTATCCGCTGGATGTGATTTCTGGAGCGATCATTGGAACAGTATTTGCACTGGCAGTTGTACGATTTGAAAATCAAATTTCGAATTTTATTGGTTTGGAGAGAATTCTAAATATCAATATCGCTGGAAAACTCAAAGATATAATTTAA
- a CDS encoding undecaprenyl-diphosphatase: MIEQLNMALFYMINQYAGLNPFVDTFAILSAQYTPLIFVIALICLWIKKGTTTKNIVLYSIYAAILGLIINYVIGQFYFHPRPFMIPIGTTLFHYPAETSFPSDHTTFMISIALMMSYFKETRKISMMLVILGLIGGFLRVFAGVHFPLDIIGSLGVSIIASLTVYYLKDSLTSLNRKIEGVYSKIAGR, translated from the coding sequence TTGATTGAACAACTAAACATGGCATTATTCTACATGATAAATCAATATGCAGGACTAAATCCATTTGTAGATACCTTTGCCATATTATCTGCTCAATATACGCCCCTAATATTTGTTATAGCTCTTATTTGTCTTTGGATTAAAAAGGGAACAACAACTAAAAATATTGTCTTATATAGCATATATGCTGCAATTCTGGGACTTATTATAAATTACGTCATAGGACAGTTTTATTTCCACCCAAGACCTTTTATGATACCTATTGGAACCACTTTATTCCATTATCCCGCCGAAACATCTTTCCCTTCAGATCATACTACTTTCATGATTTCCATAGCGTTAATGATGAGTTATTTTAAAGAAACCCGAAAAATAAGCATGATGTTAGTGATTTTAGGGTTAATCGGAGGCTTCTTAAGAGTTTTTGCAGGTGTACATTTCCCGCTGGATATTATAGGATCCTTAGGAGTTTCAATAATAGCATCATTAACAGTTTATTATCTAAAGGACAGTTTAACCTCCTTAAATAGAAAAATTGAAGGAGTGTATTCTAAAATAGCAGGAAGATAA
- a CDS encoding ArsR/SmtB family transcription factor, which yields MKYMEKLLWWLITGKRGGINRARIIKALHGRPYNAHQLAKELDLDYKTVRHHLKILKENKVIKSTGDSYSKLYFLTEEVEQNYDIFQEIWEKITEKS from the coding sequence ATGAAGTACATGGAAAAGCTGCTTTGGTGGTTAATAACTGGTAAAAGAGGAGGTATAAACCGTGCCAGAATTATTAAAGCGCTCCATGGTAGGCCTTATAACGCTCATCAGCTTGCAAAGGAACTTGATTTAGATTATAAAACTGTAAGGCACCATCTTAAAATTTTAAAGGAGAATAAAGTAATTAAATCCACTGGAGATTCCTACAGTAAATTATATTTCTTAACTGAAGAAGTAGAACAAAATTATGATATTTTCCAGGAAATCTGGGAGAAAATAACCGAAAAATCATGA
- a CDS encoding nitroreductase family protein: MEFLELIEKRYSVRAYKPDDIEDEKLNTVLEAARLAPTAANYQPFQIIIIHTKGHENELNRIYPAGWFVQPPIIIGICAVRDKAWTRKDGKNFMDIDATIVMDHIILAATSVGLGTCWIGAFDAAAAKETLKLPEGVEPVLFTSLGYPADKPGTKERKNLSELVRYEHW; the protein is encoded by the coding sequence ATGGAATTTTTAGAATTAATTGAAAAACGGTACAGTGTAAGGGCATATAAACCCGACGACATAGAGGATGAAAAATTAAATACAGTACTTGAAGCAGCACGCCTTGCACCTACAGCCGCCAATTATCAACCTTTCCAGATTATAATTATACATACAAAAGGCCATGAAAATGAATTGAACAGGATTTATCCTGCAGGATGGTTCGTTCAGCCGCCCATTATAATAGGCATATGTGCAGTCCGTGATAAAGCCTGGACAAGGAAAGACGGCAAAAACTTTATGGATATAGATGCAACTATCGTTATGGACCATATAATCTTAGCAGCCACTAGTGTAGGCCTTGGAACATGCTGGATTGGCGCATTTGATGCAGCTGCTGCAAAAGAAACTTTAAAACTACCTGAAGGCGTTGAACCTGTTTTATTTACCTCGCTTGGATATCCTGCAGATAAACCCGGTACCAAAGAACGTAAGAATTTATCTGAACTTGTAAGATATGAACACTGGTAA
- the hisB gene encoding imidazoleglycerol-phosphate dehydratase HisB, with the protein MTDRCMKMSRKTSETDIEISLDIDGNGKSDVSTGIDFFDHMLDSFARHGFFDLDIKAKGDVKVDDHHTVEDVGILLGETFAGAIGDKKGIKRMSHAIIPMDDALATVAVDISGRSYSVLNFEFKNAKVGDLSTENVEHFFESFANSARININAKVEGENDHHKIESLFKAFSRALKDALRIEHDIIPSTKGVL; encoded by the coding sequence ATGACAGATCGATGCATGAAAATGAGCAGAAAAACATCTGAAACAGACATTGAAATTTCGTTAGATATCGATGGAAATGGAAAATCAGATGTAAGCACAGGAATTGACTTTTTTGATCATATGCTGGACTCTTTTGCAAGACACGGCTTTTTCGACCTTGATATTAAAGCTAAAGGTGATGTAAAAGTAGATGATCACCATACAGTTGAAGATGTGGGAATACTGCTGGGAGAAACATTTGCAGGTGCAATAGGAGATAAAAAAGGGATAAAAAGGATGTCACATGCAATAATCCCCATGGATGATGCCCTGGCAACTGTAGCCGTTGATATAAGCGGAAGAAGTTACAGTGTCTTAAACTTTGAGTTTAAAAATGCAAAAGTTGGAGACTTGAGCACAGAAAACGTTGAACACTTCTTTGAATCCTTTGCAAATTCTGCAAGAATTAATATCAATGCCAAGGTTGAGGGTGAAAACGACCACCATAAAATAGAATCACTCTTTAAGGCATTTTCAAGGGCTTTAAAAGACGCATTACGGATTGAACACGACATAATCCCCAGTACAAAGGGTGTTCTATAA
- a CDS encoding 4Fe-4S dicluster domain-containing protein, with translation MPDCTALQKSSLQIILTANYNVINMRIEVDKEKCIGCGKCREACPKGPKIWSIGKDKKAKASHLEYCHVCINCASRCPVDAIRVIRDGKEDEEAFKKSE, from the coding sequence ATGCCTGACTGTACGGCACTTCAAAAATCAAGCCTGCAAATTATATTAACTGCAAATTACAATGTAATTAACATGAGGATCGAAGTAGATAAAGAAAAATGCATAGGCTGTGGAAAGTGCAGAGAAGCGTGCCCTAAAGGACCTAAAATATGGAGCATAGGCAAAGATAAAAAGGCAAAAGCTTCGCATTTAGAATACTGTCATGTATGCATTAACTGTGCCTCAAGGTGCCCTGTAGATGCAATACGTGTAATTAGAGATGGTAAAGAAGATGAAGAAGCATTTAAAAAAAGTGAATAA
- a CDS encoding TOBE domain-containing protein has protein sequence MDIEEKPEYKLEMEISIGGKQVSLNYKKFLLLKHIDEHGSIMKASKKTGIPYRTALKNIEIMEEKLGSSIVSTQRGGKGGEGASSVTDIGKQILWEYTKLTSILKKHSEVNEVEGKITGIYEKNKVMHVDIEGKTIVVPLDHDFNKGDKVLVLISPDDIFVTLEPYESSVRNVFEGKIIGMELNNEMIRLTVQLNNAKLYVDVTDYSREKLGLTLGMDIFIGFKAASATIVKM, from the coding sequence ATGGACATAGAAGAAAAACCAGAATATAAACTGGAAATGGAAATTTCAATTGGCGGAAAACAGGTATCATTAAACTACAAAAAATTCCTTCTCCTTAAACACATCGATGAACACGGATCCATAATGAAAGCATCCAAAAAAACAGGCATTCCCTACAGGACCGCACTTAAAAACATTGAGATAATGGAAGAAAAACTTGGGTCTTCAATCGTTTCCACCCAAAGAGGTGGAAAAGGAGGAGAAGGCGCAAGCAGCGTTACTGATATAGGTAAACAAATACTATGGGAATATACCAAGCTAACAAGTATCCTTAAAAAGCATTCTGAAGTAAATGAAGTAGAAGGTAAAATTACAGGAATTTACGAAAAGAATAAGGTCATGCATGTGGATATAGAAGGAAAAACCATAGTAGTTCCATTAGACCATGATTTTAATAAGGGAGATAAAGTACTTGTTTTAATAAGTCCCGATGATATTTTTGTAACGTTAGAACCCTATGAATCAAGTGTTAGAAATGTGTTTGAAGGTAAAATAATTGGAATGGAACTTAATAATGAGATGATAAGGCTCACTGTCCAGCTGAACAATGCAAAGCTTTATGTAGACGTTACAGATTATTCCAGAGAAAAACTTGGTTTAACACTTGGAATGGACATATTTATAGGTTTTAAAGCTGCTTCAGCCACTATAGTCAAAATGTAG
- a CDS encoding flippase: MEESDVSPRENPSESSNGSSKILRGSFLMMVSYLFFRVGGYLYRFILSRMLGPEGYGLVSLTTPFQGIFQVLSAGGFPPAISKFVAQHNAVDEKDMARQVILTSLKFMMVAGTLFGILIFFSADWIANFYFQKPAMVYPLQAVALITPFSVIVGALRGAFQGVYKMELVVASRAVEQVFMIGMAVTFVSIGFYAAGAVLGTAFGFIASAIVSIILLKKYVWVLFPKPVNKISFKDELVLLKTLLVFSIPVAITALSEMAIYDVGPLVIGRYLPAQDAGYYTTADPIARLPLIISLSVAAVILPAASEAASLKDKVLLENYITQSYRYVVLLVLPLCVGIAIFAQPLLSLLFGSNYIFGAPALSILVVGMTFYTLFMVSSSIIQGMGHPRLPMIILIIGTVLNIILNFLMVPRYGIIGAAVATTIVAFSIMVVILWKTCHITEVKLPYLDFAKIGFASAIMGIPLLLLPTTDYGLLAGIIIAPIIYTIIFALIGGFTKRDIRVVRRYSKKFGPLSGAVEKVVKFIDRFVK; encoded by the coding sequence ATGGAAGAATCAGATGTAAGTCCACGTGAAAACCCAAGTGAGAGCTCAAATGGAAGTTCAAAGATACTCAGAGGAAGTTTTTTAATGATGGTCAGCTACCTGTTCTTTAGAGTGGGCGGTTACCTTTATAGATTCATATTGAGCAGAATGCTTGGACCTGAAGGATATGGATTAGTAAGCCTTACAACACCCTTCCAGGGCATATTCCAGGTATTATCCGCAGGAGGTTTTCCTCCAGCAATTTCTAAATTTGTAGCGCAACATAATGCTGTCGATGAAAAAGACATGGCGAGACAGGTTATTTTAACTTCCCTTAAATTTATGATGGTGGCAGGGACTCTTTTTGGTATTCTCATATTCTTTTCTGCAGACTGGATAGCAAATTTCTATTTCCAGAAACCCGCCATGGTTTATCCACTTCAAGCCGTTGCACTTATAACTCCATTCAGCGTTATAGTTGGAGCTTTAAGGGGTGCATTCCAGGGTGTTTATAAGATGGAGCTTGTTGTAGCCAGTCGTGCGGTAGAACAGGTATTTATGATAGGTATGGCTGTTACATTTGTTTCCATTGGTTTTTATGCAGCAGGAGCAGTTCTTGGAACCGCTTTTGGGTTCATAGCTTCTGCTATAGTTTCCATTATACTCCTTAAGAAATATGTATGGGTACTCTTCCCAAAACCAGTCAATAAAATTAGTTTTAAAGACGAATTAGTGCTTTTAAAAACACTTTTAGTCTTTTCAATACCTGTAGCTATAACTGCGCTTTCAGAAATGGCCATATATGATGTAGGACCTCTTGTTATAGGTAGATATTTACCTGCACAGGATGCAGGGTATTATACAACTGCAGATCCTATTGCAAGGCTTCCCCTCATAATTTCTCTTTCAGTGGCAGCTGTGATACTCCCTGCAGCTTCTGAAGCTGCGAGTTTAAAGGACAAAGTGCTTCTTGAAAATTATATAACTCAATCATATCGTTATGTGGTACTGTTAGTGCTTCCGCTTTGTGTTGGAATTGCAATATTCGCACAACCTCTTCTCAGCCTGCTATTTGGATCCAATTATATTTTTGGAGCCCCTGCACTAAGCATACTGGTTGTTGGAATGACATTCTACACCCTTTTTATGGTATCATCAAGCATAATACAGGGAATGGGACACCCAAGGCTTCCTATGATTATCCTAATTATAGGAACTGTGCTGAATATCATATTGAATTTCCTTATGGTTCCAAGGTATGGAATTATAGGAGCAGCTGTTGCAACCACCATAGTTGCATTTTCAATAATGGTTGTAATACTATGGAAAACTTGTCATATAACAGAAGTGAAACTACCATATCTTGATTTTGCTAAAATTGGATTTGCATCTGCTATTATGGGGATTCCACTATTACTCTTACCTACAACAGACTATGGACTTTTGGCAGGAATCATAATTGCGCCGATTATATATACAATCATATTTGCACTAATAGGCGGATTTACAAAAAGGGATATACGAGTAGTTAGAAGATACAGTAAAAAATTCGGCCCACTCTCTGGTGCAGTTGAAAAGGTAGTTAAATTTATAGATAGGTTTGTAAAATAA